The DNA window TCTTCATGCGGCGATTGCACCAGGCCATCTGCTTGTAGTTTTCCGGGAAGTTGGTGCATTGGCGATAATGGGCGATCGCCTCTTTGTACTTGCCCCAGTCCTGATATGCCCCCGCCATCTGGTAACGCCAGGAATCCGCATGTTCGGTGTCGTCGGCAATCAGCTCTTCGTAAACGGCGATCGCTTTTTCGTACTCTTTGGCGCCGCGCCAGGAAGCGGCGATTGCTGCTTTGAAGCGGAGCGCCTGGTCGGGATCGGCCGCGATCGCCTGGTTATAGGTCTGGGCCGCCAGGTCGAGCTGGTTTTCGGTGCGGTAGGCTCCCGCCGCCAGGTACAACCCTTCGGCTTTGTCCTGGAAGCGACGGAACGTGGCGCGGGCTTCGTCGTAGCGCTTCCGCGAGATGTACCAGTTGGCCAGGCCCAACAGCACCTGGTCGCTGTTGTCGAATTCTTTCCAGGCGCGTTCGTAGGTGGGCGGCACCTGGTCATCGAGATTGGCGGCCGAGTAGACCAGGGCGATATGCATCCAGTTGGCCAGGGCGGTCTTTTGGGCCGGCACGGTCGCCAGATCGGTGGGACGTTCGGCATTGAACCAGCTGACCGCCGCGTCGGCCAGCGACTTGCCCTGGGCTTTGGTTTCATCAGCGGCCGACAGGGTCGTAATGGCGGGCGTGACGATCGCGGCGACCTGGGCCTGCAGGTCCTGCTGCAGCGGGAAGCTGGCGGCCAGCGCTTTGACGCCCTGGGCGAAATCGCCGACGGAGAACAGATGGGCCGCCAGCTGTTGCGAGGCGGTGATGCAGTAGCGCTCCGTGGTTTTGTTCCGTGTGGCGTCGAACGTTAAACGCTTCCACATATCGACGAGCGTTTTGTTATCTTTCTCCTGCTGCGCGATAGCGATGAGGCTGGTCGCGGCCAGCACCGATGTTTCATGATCGGGGTAGTCGCTGAGCACTTCGCGGAGCGCTTTTTTGGCTTCCGGAATGCGGCCCATGCCGCGGTAGGTGTCGCCGATGTAATAGCCGGCGGCGACCGCATCGGGCGATTCGGGCCAGTAGTCGATGACCGTTTTGAAGCCTTCTTTGATGGCCGTGTTGGATTTGCGCAGTTCGACCTGGCAGATGCTCCACATCAGCTGGGAGTAGCTGGCGCCTTCGCTGTCTTCGTACAGCGTGAGGTACTTCTCATATTCGGCGGCGGCCACTTTGTAGTTTTTCTCGCGGTAGTACTTTTCCGCGATCTGCATCTGGTAGCGCTGCACTTCAGACAGTTTGGCCCAGCGCTCCAGCGACATTTCGTCGAGTTTCTGGGCATAGCTGGTGGTCGCCCCGCAGGTAACGATCAGCGCCAGCGCTAAACCAGGCAGAATCATTAATCGTCTTTTTGCTGTGCTCGCGTCCATTTATCAAACTCCGCATGCGCGTAGAAAATAACATTGATCCCCAGCTGATAGCAGCCTTCCCAGACTTCCGCTTTAACGCCGGCGTGGCCGTCGGACCAGGCGTCGCCAATATCACCCGGGTGATAGTAGCAGATCCAGCGGCCGTCCTTGTACCAGCCCAGGGCGTCTTTACCGCCGTGCGGCGCGACGTAGGGCAGGAAGGGGATCGAGAACGGCACGCGGTGGATCGTATCATCCAGCGGCACGGCGACCGGCTGCACTTCGGGAATGACCCGGTTCATCATGGCGAGAAACTGATTATGAAAGTGCCGGCTGCCGCCGTTGTCGGCGAAGATCATGCCGTGTCGATCCAGCAGGAACTTCCGCAGGGCTTTCACTTCGTTGTTGGAAAGCGAAATGTTCTTTTGACCGGTGATGTACACCATGGCCGGACCGGTGCGGAAGGACTCCAGGTCGGAGATACGGCGAGACTCCGTCCGCTTGGCCGTTTTGTGGCCGGTGCGGATGGCGTATTCATGCAGCACGTTCAGGTCGCCGCCGACGCCAAAGTCCTGGTCCCAGTCGCCGCCGGAGTATTCCAGTCGAATGAAACGCACCTGCCCGCCCGGCGTGCCGCTGCCGAACCCGGCTCCGGCGCCTTCGCCCTGGCCGATGGTGTAGGTGTGTTCGGTGAGTTCGTTCAGCTGCAGGTTGACGTCGTCGATGACGCGCTCTTCAAACTTGATGGCGCTATACGGATTGACGACGAACTTTTTGCGAATGACCTTTTTGATCTTCACCTGCTGCACCAGCGGCTTTGCTTCACCGCCGCCGGAGGGCAGCTCGTAAATTTCCTGGCAGCCGCGGAGGTTGGTCAGGATCAGGAACATCAGCGAAAAGGCGATGGTGTAGCTGACCAGTGAAGCTAACGACTGGTTCAGCTTTTTGTTCTTGGGCCGCCCGTAATACCAGGACGTTTCGTTAAACGGGTTCCAGGCCCAGCGCTGCGGCGTGGGGGCCGACTGGGGATCCGCGGCGACCGTCGTGGCGGCGCGGCGCCGGCGGGACAGGCGATCGACCAGCCAGACCCACCAGAGCAGGCCGATCAGAAAGATACCAGCCGTTCCCCAGCGGGCGACATTGGCCCGGCCCGTTTCCCAGCCGGCCAGATCAAATTCATAGATGGCCGTTTGCCAGCCGTAAAGGCACAGCAGGCTGCCGGCCAGTCCCAGACCGAGTTGATGTTTCTCGTCGCGGAGGGACCAGATCAGCCAGGCGACGCCCACCCCGAGCGCGACCAGGTTCACCAGGCGATAGGCGATCTCCGGCAACAACTCGGAGATGCTTCGCTCCAGGAGGAACCCGGCCCAGACCGCCGTAAAGACAGCGGTCGCGATCAGCATCGCTTGTGGTATGCGTTTGGAGTGGCCAGACATCAAGTTGGAATTCGGCTAGTGGCAATCGGCAAGTGGGAACAGCAGCGGCAGGCGCGGCGTTACGACACCGTGTTATTTCAGGTCGTCGAGCAGGTTGTCGATGCCCTTGTCCAGTGGGTTATCGGTGGGGGCGGCCGTTTTGGTTTCGCCAATGCCCATCCGGTCCAGCGTGGGATCGCCCGAGGCGGTTCCTTGGTCCGGGTCGTCAGCGGCGGCGGTTGTGTTCGCGGCAGCGGCGCTGGCGTCCGCACTGGTTGCGGCCGCGTCTTCGGTCGCTGCCTGGTCGGCGGCGGGAGCCGTTTCGGCAGGCGCGGCGGCGGCCGTTTCGGCGGCCGGTTCTTTCATCGACCAGGATAGCAGGCTCATGCCGAACAGCAACGCGGCGCAAACGGCTCCGGCGCCCAGGGTGGTGGCGACGAGGCCGCTGTTAGCGACGGCGCCGAGCACCTCTTGCGGGTTCTTGCCCCGCATGCGGCCCAGAAAATCAC is part of the Lignipirellula cremea genome and encodes:
- a CDS encoding DUF4159 domain-containing protein, whose amino-acid sequence is MSGHSKRIPQAMLIATAVFTAVWAGFLLERSISELLPEIAYRLVNLVALGVGVAWLIWSLRDEKHQLGLGLAGSLLCLYGWQTAIYEFDLAGWETGRANVARWGTAGIFLIGLLWWVWLVDRLSRRRRAATTVAADPQSAPTPQRWAWNPFNETSWYYGRPKNKKLNQSLASLVSYTIAFSLMFLILTNLRGCQEIYELPSGGGEAKPLVQQVKIKKVIRKKFVVNPYSAIKFEERVIDDVNLQLNELTEHTYTIGQGEGAGAGFGSGTPGGQVRFIRLEYSGGDWDQDFGVGGDLNVLHEYAIRTGHKTAKRTESRRISDLESFRTGPAMVYITGQKNISLSNNEVKALRKFLLDRHGMIFADNGGSRHFHNQFLAMMNRVIPEVQPVAVPLDDTIHRVPFSIPFLPYVAPHGGKDALGWYKDGRWICYYHPGDIGDAWSDGHAGVKAEVWEGCYQLGINVIFYAHAEFDKWTRAQQKDD
- a CDS encoding tetratricopeptide repeat protein, whose amino-acid sequence is MILPGLALALIVTCGATTSYAQKLDEMSLERWAKLSEVQRYQMQIAEKYYREKNYKVAAAEYEKYLTLYEDSEGASYSQLMWSICQVELRKSNTAIKEGFKTVIDYWPESPDAVAAGYYIGDTYRGMGRIPEAKKALREVLSDYPDHETSVLAATSLIAIAQQEKDNKTLVDMWKRLTFDATRNKTTERYCITASQQLAAHLFSVGDFAQGVKALAASFPLQQDLQAQVAAIVTPAITTLSAADETKAQGKSLADAAVSWFNAERPTDLATVPAQKTALANWMHIALVYSAANLDDQVPPTYERAWKEFDNSDQVLLGLANWYISRKRYDEARATFRRFQDKAEGLYLAAGAYRTENQLDLAAQTYNQAIAADPDQALRFKAAIAASWRGAKEYEKAIAVYEELIADDTEHADSWRYQMAGAYQDWGKYKEAIAHYRQCTNFPENYKQMAWCNRRMKNPQEAIILYNQVLAHEASAPWALLQIGYTREEADQKEQAIKTFQMVCKRFPTNQYASVAHAHLQDAYNISVTLGGSKDE